TTTAAGCTCAGCccctgaaaagaaaagaaaagacatgagtGGTTGGAGTGTGACGCTGCTTCTGTGCAGAGCGGAGCTGATCATCTGTGTCACATCTGTACAAACATTTGATCATGAATTTGAAACTCACAGCGCTGTGATCCCTCTGCGTTCTGTTCCCTGAAAAGACGAAAGAGTCGACTTTATCCTCCACAGTGAAAATCCAGGTTTAttaaacctttttgttttaacaaagtTTTATCTGTGGATGTTCTCACCTTCAGTTCTTTTCCACTTGATCACCAACACAACAATTATCAGGAGCATCACTAAACCCGCAGCGACAGTGATGAACACCAACCACCGACCTGAAACCAACgttcaaaacattttgacacaaaATCCTGCAGCTAAAACAATTCACATGCAAAGATCCATTAGTTTAACTTTGTGAAGTTTAAGTATAAAAACAGCGTGGTGTTGAAGaatgtaaagaataaaacatcttATTATTCCTCTGCgccagagcagcagccattttgtctTCGGGTTGTCTGTACGTACGtatgtctgtctcattctcctggacacaatatctcagaaATACCTCGACtgaacttcttcacatttggcacaaacattcacttggatgcaagggatgaactgattagattttgggggtcaaaggtcaaggtcacagtgacctcacaaaatccacaaattgttaatattttgtatgactctggataaacagggatgtaatctgaaactaggTTACAAACctatgaaacaaaacattaaaaagttgGGTAAAGTCATTACcttgttgttttgatgaagCATCGTTGAATGACGTCGTGTTTAAAACTGatcttgtgttttcagctgttgttgttgtttgttcgCCCTCACCTGGAAGAATGGAACAACACAACCTGAGAAAACCTGAGTTCAGTCACAAAACACCTCAAGTTACTAACAGAGAAAGAACAATGTCCCAAACTGCTCGTAATGTCCTCACCTGTTGTCTCACCTGTTGTCTCACCTGAGGACTGACTGCTGAAGGTGAAGTGATGCAATACTCCAGTGTGAGCAGACTTGTGTGTTACGTTACACTTCAACAACTCATGAATAAAGCGAGGTTCCTCAAAATTCACAGAGGCCCAGCAGCCGGACTGTGACGTCCTCAAGTCTCTGTGATGTGTATCCACATCTTCGCCCTGATACATCCACTTCACCAGGTACCTGCTGGGTTCAGGTGTGAGCACAGAGCAGTTTAACGTCACTGAACCACCGTCCTTCTGTTCAGTCACTGGTGAAGATGAGacattgagagagaaagacaacaaGAGAGAAATGAACTTCTTTTCTGTAATAGTTTTGTTTGATGAGTGAGATGACGTGTTGGTTCCTCATTGTGTCCATGAAGTCTTTGTTTCTGAGAAGTGAGGGGAAAGTGTTTTACGGAGAACCATAGACGTC
The window above is part of the Seriola aureovittata isolate HTS-2021-v1 ecotype China chromosome 19, ASM2101889v1, whole genome shotgun sequence genome. Proteins encoded here:
- the LOC130187429 gene encoding uncharacterized protein LOC130187429 isoform X1, which encodes MYQGEDVDTHHRDLRTSQSGCWASVNFEEPRFIHELLKCNVTHKSAHTGVLHHFTFSSQSSGETTGETTGEGEQTTTTAENTRSVLNTTSFNDASSKQQGRWLVFITVAAGLVMLLIIVVLVIKWKRTEGNRTQRDHSAGLSLNQETRQDTADPEDGVSYSSVIAIRMTNSKAQVRRNDDDDDDDDEGDPVIYSNVKTSSSSDPSSMYSNFPNI
- the LOC130187429 gene encoding uncharacterized protein LOC130187429 isoform X2 is translated as MYQGEDVDTHHRDLRTSQSGCWASVNFEEPRFIHELLKCNVTHKSAHTGVLHHFTFSSQSSGETTGEGEQTTTTAENTRSVLNTTSFNDASSKQQGRWLVFITVAAGLVMLLIIVVLVIKWKRTEGNRTQRDHSAGLSLNQETRQDTADPEDGVSYSSVIAIRMTNSKAQVRRNDDDDDDDDEGDPVIYSNVKTSSSSDPSSMYSNFPNI
- the LOC130187429 gene encoding uncharacterized protein LOC130187429 isoform X3 yields the protein MYQGEDVDTHHRDLRTSQSGCWASVNFEEPRFIHELLKCNVTHKSAHTGVLHHFTFSSQSSGEGEQTTTTAENTRSVLNTTSFNDASSKQQGRWLVFITVAAGLVMLLIIVVLVIKWKRTEGNRTQRDHSAGLSLNQETRQDTADPEDGVSYSSVIAIRMTNSKAQVRRNDDDDDDDDEGDPVIYSNVKTSSSSDPSSMYSNFPNI